One Paenibacillus sp. FSL H7-0737 DNA segment encodes these proteins:
- a CDS encoding cache domain-containing sensor histidine kinase, protein MKWNTIRTKMIVFILLPTLICIMATMFISYHFSTQSLRTRAVDENTNLLFQGTRNIESLIQEINRLSLIVYSDSEFYRSLEAGYEDMLANARIYSSLNYISSSMPDISQVYLYGVKDSKATLLTQNTPKRWQGVPPYPDSKINTDSAVSLQSTHLSHSYGLTAPIPQFIPEPVFTLHRRIERVPTTKALGYLSIDVKLTALTDIISQLYDQKQENIWLLDGNGNIVYGDNSEEYGKKLNAAWYDTNIRDKQSSQGYFEEDKAMFIYQNIEGPGLNWTLVKQIPVSYLFREANEAATINIALMVLLLITITTLTILISFRITAPIKQLTRYMNQVQTGKLDIDIRPMGKDEIGVVTERFRSMMDTINNLILREYKLELTNKTNELRALQAQINPHFLNNTLQIIGTLALELKVPQIYSLLSALAKMMRYSMYNEEKIVTVKEELDHVKAYVELQKERFENKFSFRYDMEEALLETFMPKMILQPIVENYFKHGFNHSRSDGFVEITAAKLGDKRMEICIQNNGNAIPSAKLDLLRQKLQHSTRTDIDLLRNTEQDKEATGSGIGLPNVLARLKLVCGDSAILTVDNLRAGGVVVRLEIDIIAERETI, encoded by the coding sequence ATGAAATGGAACACGATTCGCACAAAAATGATCGTTTTCATCCTACTTCCAACACTAATTTGTATTATGGCCACGATGTTTATAAGCTACCACTTTAGTACTCAATCCTTAAGAACAAGAGCAGTAGATGAGAATACGAACCTTCTCTTTCAAGGTACTAGAAACATTGAAAGTTTGATTCAGGAAATCAATCGACTCTCCCTTATCGTCTATTCAGATTCAGAATTCTACAGATCTCTCGAAGCTGGATACGAGGATATGCTAGCAAATGCACGAATTTATTCTTCTCTGAATTACATTTCATCATCTATGCCTGACATATCTCAGGTCTATTTATACGGTGTCAAGGACAGCAAAGCCACTCTGCTCACCCAAAATACACCGAAACGTTGGCAGGGTGTTCCACCTTATCCTGATTCCAAGATCAATACCGATTCTGCGGTATCCTTACAGAGTACGCATTTAAGTCATAGCTACGGCCTAACGGCACCGATCCCGCAATTTATACCGGAGCCAGTGTTTACCTTACACAGAAGAATCGAAAGAGTCCCTACCACAAAAGCGCTTGGTTACCTGTCGATTGATGTCAAGCTAACGGCTCTAACCGACATCATCAGTCAGTTATATGATCAGAAGCAGGAGAACATCTGGCTGCTGGATGGCAACGGAAACATTGTCTATGGGGACAATAGTGAAGAATACGGCAAGAAACTGAATGCAGCTTGGTACGATACGAATATCAGGGACAAGCAAAGCTCACAAGGATACTTTGAAGAGGACAAAGCTATGTTTATTTACCAGAATATCGAAGGTCCAGGGTTAAATTGGACGTTGGTGAAGCAGATTCCCGTATCTTATCTTTTTCGAGAAGCCAATGAGGCGGCAACGATCAATATAGCACTAATGGTCCTGCTGCTGATTACAATTACAACGCTAACGATCCTAATCTCTTTTCGAATCACTGCCCCGATCAAGCAATTGACCCGCTACATGAATCAGGTCCAGACCGGGAAGCTTGATATCGATATCCGTCCCATGGGCAAAGACGAGATCGGTGTCGTTACAGAACGGTTCCGCAGTATGATGGATACGATCAACAATCTGATCCTAAGAGAATACAAGCTGGAATTAACTAATAAAACGAATGAATTGCGGGCTTTGCAAGCGCAAATCAATCCGCATTTCCTTAACAACACCTTGCAGATCATCGGTACGCTTGCCTTGGAGCTTAAAGTACCCCAAATCTACTCTCTTCTTTCGGCGCTAGCGAAAATGATGCGCTACAGCATGTACAATGAGGAGAAGATTGTCACGGTTAAGGAGGAACTGGATCATGTCAAAGCTTACGTCGAACTACAGAAGGAACGTTTTGAAAATAAATTCAGTTTCCGTTACGATATGGAGGAAGCTCTTTTAGAGACATTTATGCCTAAGATGATTCTGCAGCCTATTGTAGAAAACTATTTCAAACACGGTTTTAACCATTCCCGCTCAGACGGATTTGTTGAGATCACCGCGGCCAAATTGGGCGACAAGCGAATGGAAATCTGTATTCAAAACAATGGAAATGCTATCCCTTCAGCGAAACTGGATCTTTTGCGGCAGAAGCTTCAACATTCCACTAGAACAGATATAGATTTATTAAGAAATACAGAGCAAGACAAGGAAGCTACAGGCTCTGGTATTGGTCTGCCGAACGTTCTGGCTCGGCTCAAGCTCGTATGCGGAGATAGCGCCATCTTGACGGTGGACAACCTCAGAGCAGGTGGAGTAGTTGTAAGACTGGAAATAGACATTATAGCGGAGCGTGAGACGATATGA
- a CDS encoding carbohydrate ABC transporter permease produces the protein MRGTKLSQLGQQVFFVGPAVLFFTLITIIPFIMGMYYSFTDWNGVSGNVSWVGFQNFTTIFTNDPDFWSSFWFTVRFTVLGVILTNVVGFFLAYLLTKPLKTRNMLRTIFFMPNVIGGLLLGFIWQFIFIKGFATMGELTGWSFFNLPWLGDATTGFWAIVMVFVWQSSGYLMVIYIASLSNVSKEVLEAADIDGASRWQVLRSIVVPLIMPAVTIGLFLAISWSFKMFDLNLSLTKGGPFKSTESVAMNIYNEAFLNNRYGLGTAKALLFFVIVAIITLIQVRITKSKEVEA, from the coding sequence ATGCGCGGCACTAAGTTGTCCCAGTTAGGTCAACAGGTATTCTTCGTTGGTCCTGCAGTTTTGTTTTTTACCTTAATAACGATTATCCCATTTATCATGGGGATGTATTACTCCTTCACAGACTGGAACGGTGTATCCGGTAATGTAAGTTGGGTAGGATTTCAAAACTTCACCACTATATTTACGAATGACCCCGACTTCTGGTCTTCCTTTTGGTTTACCGTAAGATTTACTGTGTTAGGTGTAATTTTGACTAATGTGGTAGGGTTTTTCCTAGCTTATCTGTTAACGAAACCATTAAAGACACGTAACATGCTTCGGACGATCTTCTTTATGCCGAACGTTATTGGGGGATTGTTGCTCGGGTTCATCTGGCAATTTATCTTCATCAAAGGGTTCGCAACAATGGGAGAACTCACAGGCTGGTCGTTCTTTAATCTTCCTTGGCTGGGTGATGCAACAACCGGCTTCTGGGCGATTGTAATGGTTTTTGTTTGGCAGTCTTCCGGTTATCTAATGGTTATCTACATCGCTTCTCTCAGTAACGTATCGAAAGAAGTCCTGGAAGCGGCTGATATTGATGGTGCCTCCCGTTGGCAGGTACTACGCAGCATTGTAGTTCCGTTGATTATGCCGGCTGTAACCATTGGTTTGTTCTTGGCCATTTCTTGGTCCTTCAAAATGTTTGACCTTAACCTTTCCTTGACGAAAGGCGGACCGTTCAAATCTACAGAATCAGTTGCTATGAATATTTACAATGAAGCCTTCCTGAACAATCGTTACGGTCTGGGTACTGCTAAAGCGCTGCTGTTCTTCGTTATCGTGGCGATTATCACTCTGATTCAAGTCCGTATTACGAAGAGCAAG